The following are encoded in a window of Castanea sativa cultivar Marrone di Chiusa Pesio chromosome 5, ASM4071231v1 genomic DNA:
- the LOC142636632 gene encoding stemmadenine O-acetyltransferase-like, protein MVMNVEIISKEIIKPSFPTPHHLRNFNLSFLDQLAPFSNFPIIWFYDSKKFMDVEPFERSCMLKESLAETLTHFYPLAGTPINEEFSINCNDKGVDYIQARVLCQLSQAIHNPNSNDLIQLLPLKPNNSCNEFGKEVLLAVQYNIFECGGVAIAVCISHKLADGVSAVNFVNAWAGTCRGESEVISPIFDAHIHFPPRDITGFMQNEAYISKEKIVTRRFVFNKWSIAALRREASAAFGPEDRVASRVEAVSAFIWMRFMVMARTRPTKPKQVTAIHAVNLRERMVPHLSVHSFGNLWRVAIAAETPVEMEKDYHFLVSQLRNAILEISAEFLKKLQDGPVGDLDFLEKEVKQLQNDEIDLCIFSSWCRFPVYEVDFGMGKPTWVCCPGVSCKNAVVMMSTKDGDGIETWVNLKEEDMAMFENDQELLSYAS, encoded by the coding sequence ATGGTGATGAATGTTGAGATAATCTCCAAGGAGATAATTAAGCCATCATTTCCAACTCCCCATCACCTTAGGAACTTCAACCTTTCCTTCTTAGACCAACTTGCACCTTTCTCTAATTTTCCTATTATTTGGTTCTATGATTCTAAGAAATTTATGGATGTTGAACCATTTGAAAGATCTTGTATGCTAAAAGAGTCTCTAGCTGAAACCTTAACTCATTTCTATCCATTAGCTGGAACACCTATTAATGAAGAATTCTCCATCAACTGTAACGACAAGGGTGTAGACTATATTCAAGCTCGAGTCCTATGCCAGCTATCACAAGCGATACACAATCCAAATAGCAACGATCTAATCCAGTTGCTACCATTGAAGCCCAATAATAGTTGCAATGAGTTTGGAAAGGAAGTTCTCCTAGCTGTccaatataatatttttgagtGTGGTGGAGTTGCAATTGCTGTGTGTATCTCACATAAGCTTGCTGATGGAGTATCTGCAGTCAATTTTGTTAATGCATGGGCTGGCACATGTAGAGGAGAAAGTGAAGTCATAAGCCCTATTTTTGATGCACACATCCATTTTCCTCCAAGAGATATAACTGGTTTCATGCAAAATGAAGCCtatatttcaaaagaaaagatcGTGACCAGAAGGTTTGTGTTCAACAAATGGAGCATAGCCGCACTAAGAAGAGAAGCCTCTGCTGCATTTGGTCCAGAAGACAGGGTTGCATCACGCGTTGAGGCCGTTTCAGCATTCATATGGATGCGTTTCATGGTGATGGCTCGGACAAGGCCAACAAAACCTAAGCAAGTAACAGCAATTCATGCAGTGAACCTGCGAGAGAGGATGGTTCCACACCTTTCAGTGCATTCCTTTGGGAATCTTTGGAGGGTTGCGATTGCAGCAGAAACACCGGTTGAGATGGAGAAGGATTACCATTTTTTAGTGAGCCAGCTTAGGAATGCTATCTTGGAAATCAGTGCTGAGTTCTTGAAGAAACTACAAGATGGCCCTGTTGGAGATTTGGATTTTCTGGAGAAGGAAGTCAAACAATTGCAGAATGATGAGATAGACTTATGTATCTTTAGTAGTTGGTGTAGGTTTCCTGTGTATGAGGTTGATTTTGGTATGGGAAAGCCCACCTGGGTGTGTTGTCCAGGCGTTTCTTGTAAGAATGCGGTAGTCATGATGAGTACCAAAGACGGTGATGGAATTGAGACATGGGTGAACTTGAAGGAAGAAGACATGGCCATGTTCGAAAATGACCAGGAGCTGCTCTCATATGCTAGCTAA